The following proteins are encoded in a genomic region of Burkholderia stabilis:
- a CDS encoding paraquat-inducible protein A: MSLPVRAGQLGMVGCHACGLVCRTHASATPAAEPPAAETERCPRCGSALHARRSDSIVRAWALLIASLIFYIPANLLPVMRTTLLGSHSESTILSGVVVFWKAGSYGIASVIFIASVVVPCTKFLAIGTLLVTTGRRSVTAMRERTVLYRAVELVGYWSMLDVLVVAIICALVKFGPLSEIEPRAGILFFGMVVILTMLSAMSFDPRLIWDAEEA; this comes from the coding sequence GTGAGCCTGCCCGTGCGCGCCGGTCAACTGGGCATGGTCGGGTGCCATGCGTGCGGCCTCGTCTGCCGCACACATGCATCCGCCACGCCGGCCGCCGAGCCACCTGCCGCCGAAACGGAACGCTGCCCGCGGTGCGGGTCCGCGCTGCATGCGCGTCGTTCGGACAGCATCGTGCGTGCGTGGGCGCTCCTGATCGCCAGCCTGATCTTCTACATCCCGGCCAACCTGTTGCCGGTGATGCGCACCACGCTGCTCGGCAGCCACAGCGAATCGACGATCCTCAGCGGCGTCGTGGTGTTCTGGAAAGCCGGCTCGTACGGCATTGCGTCGGTCATCTTCATCGCGAGCGTCGTCGTGCCGTGCACGAAGTTCCTCGCGATCGGCACGTTGCTCGTCACGACCGGCCGGCGCAGCGTGACGGCCATGCGCGAGCGGACCGTGCTGTACCGCGCGGTCGAGCTGGTCGGCTACTGGTCGATGCTCGACGTGCTGGTCGTCGCGATCATCTGTGCGCTGGTGAAGTTCGGTCCGCTGTCCGAGATCGAGCCGCGCGCCGGCATTTTGTTTTTCGGCATGGTCGTCATCCTCACGATGCTGTCTGCGATGAGTTTTGACCCACGCCTCATTTGGGACGCCGAGGAAGCATGA
- a CDS encoding paraquat-inducible protein A yields the protein MDTFPTLIACEHCDSVYRRRALAPHEVARCERCSAVLFRSSWLDIDRWLALAVAAGVVFAIANLCPIMRISMQGLHSEATLWQSALALAQGFAAPIAIPTALAIVVVPFLQIATLIWVLAFARAGHRAPAFGPLMRLLVALRPWSMIEVGLLGILIAIIKLSSIMQIIPGAGLWATTVLMVLISLIAGHDTRQLWDRVVPVEPAGGHP from the coding sequence ATGGACACATTTCCGACCCTGATCGCCTGCGAGCATTGCGACAGCGTCTACCGACGCCGCGCGCTGGCGCCTCACGAGGTCGCGCGCTGCGAACGATGTTCCGCGGTGCTGTTTCGATCGAGCTGGCTCGATATCGACCGGTGGCTCGCACTGGCGGTTGCGGCCGGCGTGGTCTTTGCCATCGCCAACCTCTGCCCGATCATGCGGATCAGCATGCAGGGGCTGCACAGCGAGGCCACGCTGTGGCAATCCGCGCTCGCGCTTGCCCAGGGCTTCGCCGCGCCGATCGCGATTCCCACGGCCCTCGCCATCGTGGTGGTGCCGTTCCTGCAGATCGCCACGCTGATCTGGGTGCTGGCCTTTGCCCGTGCCGGACATCGCGCACCCGCGTTCGGCCCGCTGATGCGGCTGCTCGTCGCGCTGCGGCCATGGAGCATGATCGAGGTCGGATTGCTCGGCATCCTCATCGCCATCATCAAGCTGTCCAGCATCATGCAGATCATTCCCGGCGCCGGCTTGTGGGCCACGACCGTTCTGATGGTGCTGATCTCGCTGATCGCGGGGCACGATACGCGCCAGCTATGGGACCGGGTCGTGCCGGTGGAACCCGCCGGAGGCCACCCGTGA
- a CDS encoding intermembrane transport protein PqiB — protein MNPASGPQGLEPHDPPVSRNRMRLSLVWLVPLVAALIGLSMVIHAWLSVGPEITITFNTAQGLEAGKTPVKYKDVVIGTVTAISLSDDSSHVVATVSFVKNARNLIRDDTRFWVVRPRVGMSGVSGIDTLFSGAYIGMDTGRSDKARKAYTGLETPPTVINGTPGTSFALRAADLGSLDIGSPVYYRHLMVGHVASYKLDMQSRDMNLQVFIDAPYDRLVTTDTRFWNASGMDLSLDANGLKLKTQSVATIVGGGIAFATPEDGGTTAAPAGNLFTLAVDEAAAMAAPDGPSQLIRLRFEQPLRGLAVGAPVEFSGIEMGKVVSTQLDFDRSAQRFQSIVMVKVYPYRLGPVVEKLQKTEGNGNPRAAQFLAGLVEYGLRAETRTGNLLTGQLYISFDFVKNAPKVPFDANATPLTIPTVTSAFDKLPEQIADIVDKINKMPLDSIGKHVDSSLTNLDATLRQVNGQLLPSTTRALDQANQTFGALRQGIAEDGPLQENLANTLTEVQRTARSLRTLTDMLGRRPESLLRGAGADHAPLAPADTSNPPVQQEPRQP, from the coding sequence ATGAATCCTGCATCCGGCCCGCAAGGCCTCGAACCCCACGACCCGCCCGTATCACGCAACCGCATGCGGCTTTCCCTCGTCTGGCTCGTGCCGCTCGTCGCGGCGTTGATCGGCCTGTCGATGGTGATCCACGCGTGGTTGTCCGTCGGACCGGAAATCACGATCACGTTCAACACCGCGCAGGGCCTCGAGGCCGGCAAGACGCCCGTCAAGTACAAGGACGTCGTGATCGGCACCGTGACCGCCATTTCGCTGAGCGACGACAGTTCACACGTGGTCGCGACGGTTTCGTTCGTGAAGAATGCGCGCAACCTCATTCGCGACGACACGCGCTTCTGGGTCGTGCGGCCCCGCGTCGGCATGAGCGGCGTATCGGGCATCGATACGCTGTTCTCGGGCGCATACATCGGCATGGACACGGGCCGCTCGGACAAGGCGCGCAAAGCCTACACCGGGCTCGAAACGCCGCCTACCGTCATCAACGGCACGCCGGGGACGAGCTTCGCGTTGCGCGCCGCCGATCTCGGCTCGCTCGATATCGGCTCGCCGGTCTACTACCGCCATCTGATGGTGGGCCACGTGGCGTCGTACAAGCTCGACATGCAAAGTCGCGACATGAACCTGCAGGTGTTCATCGATGCGCCGTACGATCGCCTGGTGACGACCGATACGCGCTTCTGGAATGCGAGCGGCATGGATCTTTCGCTCGACGCGAACGGCCTGAAGCTGAAAACCCAGTCGGTCGCGACGATCGTGGGCGGCGGCATCGCGTTCGCGACACCGGAAGACGGCGGCACGACGGCCGCCCCTGCCGGCAACCTGTTTACGCTCGCCGTCGACGAAGCCGCCGCGATGGCCGCGCCGGACGGTCCGTCCCAGCTCATCCGGCTGCGTTTCGAACAGCCGTTGCGCGGGCTCGCGGTCGGGGCGCCGGTGGAATTTTCCGGCATCGAAATGGGCAAGGTCGTCTCGACCCAGCTCGACTTCGACCGTAGCGCGCAGCGCTTCCAGTCCATCGTCATGGTCAAGGTCTATCCGTATCGGCTCGGCCCCGTCGTCGAGAAACTGCAGAAGACCGAAGGCAACGGCAATCCGCGCGCCGCCCAGTTCCTCGCGGGCCTGGTCGAGTACGGGCTCCGGGCGGAAACGCGTACCGGCAACCTGCTGACGGGTCAGCTCTACATTTCGTTCGATTTCGTGAAGAACGCGCCGAAGGTGCCGTTCGATGCCAATGCGACGCCGCTGACCATTCCCACCGTCACGAGTGCGTTCGACAAGCTGCCGGAGCAGATCGCGGACATCGTCGACAAGATCAACAAGATGCCGCTGGATTCGATCGGCAAGCATGTCGATTCGAGCCTGACGAACCTGGACGCGACGCTCAGGCAGGTCAACGGCCAGCTGCTGCCGTCGACGACGCGCGCGCTCGACCAGGCGAACCAGACGTTCGGCGCATTGCGCCAGGGCATCGCCGAGGACGGCCCGCTACAGGAAAACCTGGCGAACACGCTGACCGAAGTCCAGCGCACCGCGCGATCGTTGCGCACGCTGACCGACATGCTGGGCCGCCGCCCCGAATCGCTGCTCCGCGGCGCCG